From Draconibacterium halophilum, one genomic window encodes:
- a CDS encoding nucleotidyltransferase family protein: MQAMIFAAGLGTRLKDETTNKPKALVEVGGKPLLQHAIEKLSAAGATRIVVNVHHFAQQVMDFVKSKDWDVPVLISDESNKLLETGGGLKFAAHLFSKEEPILIYNVDILGNINLKDVLAEHDRSNSIATLVVRQRETQRYFKFDSEQNLVGWMNKKTGETKISNPDNFQGATEMAFSGIHIVEPEIFDFMPLEDRFSIVQVYLELAKTKNIKGYFDNSELWMDVGKPAQLEEARELFR; the protein is encoded by the coding sequence ATGCAAGCAATGATTTTCGCCGCCGGTTTGGGTACCCGTTTAAAAGACGAAACGACCAATAAACCAAAAGCTTTGGTAGAAGTTGGCGGGAAACCGTTGCTGCAACATGCCATTGAAAAACTTAGTGCCGCAGGTGCCACCCGGATCGTTGTTAACGTTCATCATTTTGCACAACAGGTAATGGATTTTGTAAAAAGCAAGGATTGGGATGTCCCGGTGCTCATCTCCGACGAAAGCAACAAATTATTGGAAACCGGAGGCGGACTAAAATTTGCCGCCCACCTATTTTCAAAAGAAGAACCCATCCTTATTTATAATGTAGATATTCTTGGCAACATAAATTTAAAGGATGTGCTTGCAGAACACGACAGATCGAATAGCATTGCAACGCTGGTTGTGCGGCAGCGCGAAACGCAACGTTACTTTAAGTTCGATTCGGAGCAAAATCTGGTGGGCTGGATGAATAAAAAAACGGGAGAAACAAAAATATCAAACCCGGATAATTTTCAGGGAGCTACGGAAATGGCTTTTAGCGGAATTCATATTGTTGAACCTGAAATTTTTGATTTTATGCCGCTTGAAGATCGATTTTCAATTGTGCAGGTTTACCTTGAACTGGCAAAAACGAAAAACATAAAAGGTTACTTCGATAATTCAGAATTGTGGATGGATGTTGGGAAACCGGCTCAGCTGGAAGAAGCAAGGGAGTTGTTTCGATAG
- a CDS encoding DUF4293 domain-containing protein, producing MIQRIQTLFILVAGMLIGSLYIQKFADIIVNDQLHVFNAFGIFKDEELLFSGLPLMILIGIIAVLHLVTIFLYKKRILQIRILGFSMILMLGLFGLFFYFTYASFDEVKVAFKVAVALPIVAIILDWLAIRAIGKDEALVRSLDRIR from the coding sequence ATGATTCAAAGAATTCAAACCTTGTTTATCCTGGTAGCCGGCATGCTGATCGGTTCGTTATACATTCAGAAATTTGCAGATATTATCGTTAACGATCAGCTGCATGTTTTTAACGCTTTTGGAATTTTTAAAGATGAAGAACTACTTTTTAGTGGTTTGCCGCTAATGATTCTAATAGGCATTATTGCAGTACTTCATCTGGTGACAATATTTTTATACAAAAAGCGCATCCTTCAAATCCGTATCCTTGGATTCTCCATGATTCTGATGCTCGGGCTTTTCGGACTGTTCTTTTATTTCACTTACGCCAGCTTTGATGAAGTGAAAGTGGCTTTTAAAGTTGCCGTTGCCTTACCGATTGTAGCTATTATTTTAGATTGGCTGGCTATTCGTGCCATCGGAAAAGACGAAGCTTTGGTTAGAAGCCTGGACAGGATACGCTAA
- a CDS encoding glycosyltransferase family protein, whose translation MKVCGFTFIRNAEKYDFPIVEAITSALPICDHFVVAVGKSEDKTRKIIEEIDRDKITVVDTVWDENLREGGVVYADETNKAFDAIGDEYDWCFYIQGDEVVHEKHLLAIKKAMKTNLDRKEVEGLLFRYRHFYGTYDYVGDCRHWYRNEIRVIRNDKSIRSYKDAQGFRKNGEKLKVVPVDAEIYHYGWVRHPKFMQEKVDSVKAFYHGISEEEAQKKASEQEFNYGTEYDALIRFEGTHPKIMQGRIKRLNWDVNVDTDKIQMKFKYRLLYRIEKLFGVRLFEYRNYELLK comes from the coding sequence ATGAAAGTCTGTGGTTTTACATTTATCCGAAATGCCGAAAAATATGATTTCCCTATTGTTGAAGCAATAACTTCGGCTTTGCCCATTTGCGATCATTTTGTAGTTGCCGTTGGAAAATCGGAAGACAAAACCCGAAAAATTATTGAAGAAATCGATCGGGATAAAATTACCGTGGTTGATACGGTTTGGGATGAAAACCTTCGCGAAGGTGGTGTTGTTTATGCCGACGAAACCAACAAAGCTTTTGATGCTATTGGTGATGAATACGATTGGTGTTTTTACATTCAGGGCGACGAGGTAGTGCACGAAAAACATTTGCTGGCGATTAAAAAAGCAATGAAAACAAACCTTGACAGAAAAGAGGTTGAAGGATTATTGTTTCGCTACCGGCATTTTTACGGAACTTACGATTATGTGGGCGATTGCCGGCACTGGTATCGAAACGAGATTCGTGTGATTCGTAATGACAAATCTATCCGTTCGTATAAAGATGCGCAGGGATTTCGGAAAAACGGGGAGAAGTTAAAGGTTGTTCCGGTTGATGCCGAAATTTATCATTACGGTTGGGTACGCCACCCAAAATTTATGCAGGAAAAAGTGGATTCGGTTAAAGCTTTTTACCACGGAATTTCGGAAGAAGAGGCACAAAAAAAAGCATCGGAGCAGGAATTTAACTATGGGACAGAGTACGACGCTCTTATTCGTTTTGAAGGCACGCATCCAAAAATAATGCAAGGCAGGATAAAACGTTTGAACTGGGATGTTAATGTAGATACTGATAAAATTCAGATGAAATTTAAGTACCGTCTGCTTTATCGAATCGAAAAGTTATTTGGAGTGCGTTTATTTGAGTATCGGAATTATGAGTTGCTGAAATAA